AAAGAGAGCTGAAGGGTGAGCAAAGCTGACAGGGAGCCCTCTCTCCCAGGTCAGGTATACCATAAACTAAACGCAGACTTCATCTCCATCTGCGCCGCACCAACAATTTTGAGGAGGAAGCAGAGCTCCTGGCACTGGGCCGAAATGCGGGGGGGGTAAGGCCACTTCGGCCTTTTTGCGCCCACCCGCCCTTCACTGGAGCGATCTTCTGGTGTTTTGAAGGTTAACTGTCCCACGCcatgatccccgtccctttaaagacaggatcCCGCttgcaagagctgccagccaaataCACAGCTGGAACCCTTGACCTCaactaagtgaggcggggtcatcaGGGCCAAGCTGGAAGATCCTTGGCAAGGGGtggttggaggggtggggggggcgggtcctGGGCGGTGCATTGTTTCCCAGCCAGGGccctctgtgggtcacagattTCCCATAGAGAGAAACCCTCCCcatccaccccacccctcccaggGAGGGCGTCTCATTTTCAAGGCATTCTCTCCACGTGGTAGAGgcacgccccctcccccactggCTGCTGGCTAGATCCCAGCAGTGGATgccttggggggggtgggggggggaaaagaggaaagagagaccccccccccaccccgcctcaggggagcccataaaatccaacCCTATGTCTCAGCCACAGCACGGCACCCTTCTTGTACCCTGCTTCCACTTCCTCTATAAACTGTTGCTGTGGCTTTTGTGGGACAAGCTAGTCTTTGCTGGATTGTGAGAAGTTGTGGACCTTATCCCACCAGCATGTGAACGGAGATTGCCAAATCCTGCTTTATAGGCACTGAACAGTCAGGACTGCGTGGAATCCAAGTTCCAGAGGCAAGTCAGCTTGCAATTGATTGCAATATCTGGGTTCCAGCAGAGATGGATTCAGCACCAATGCATTATACAGATCAATAAGCAATCTGATGAAACGACAGGCAGCAGTTTAAAAAAACATCTTTCCAAAATGAAGAAAGCGCTGTAGTCAACAACTCTTCAGTTCTAAACAGGATACCTTATAATGAGGTCGTGTGTATAGTTAAATACACAAAAGCCATTTTGTTGCTGGATTGGTTTCTAAAATGGGGAGCTGCAAATTTTAAAGACTGTTTAAGATTTTACCTGTTCTGCTGATGCCACACTGGCACCAACGGACCCCATTTGGCCTTCAGGAAGCTGCATGTTCAAATCAAGGCTaggaaaaaaaaaaacacatccgacATTAGACCTTGCTCTGTATCTTTATTGGAACAATGGCTATGCCATTAGAAATTTACTTCAGATGAATCTGAGCTCTAGTTTGCAATTTTAGAACCATATTGTAAGCTCTTTTGAACTTATTAGAGTCATTAAATGAGGCTCGCCACTGTAATGGCTCCAGACAGGTTTCTCTTCAACCATGCTGGGATGGAACACTATGGCACGTAAAGAAAACAGGAATTTTATTTATTGCGTTGGACTCCTGAATAGACTATTCTGTAAATTTGAAAAATGTGCCTAACACCGGGCTGTTAAAACAGAAGCACAAACAGACATTCAAGATTGACGTGTACTTGAGATTCCTTTTCACATGACTTGTGCATATGCCTGAGCAATAAGCTCTTATGGTTTAAAGCAGTTACAGGGCTTGTCATGTGGTCATTAATACAGGAGATGGCGCTCTTTTAAAGCTAGGTTAAACTGCAACATTTCACTTCAATGCCAGATTTCTGAAATGGTGGCTACCCCTCATGCTAAATACAATCAAGTCATGCATGAGCTGAAGGTCTCAGCCATCTGCTTTGTCACTTGGAATTAAGAAGTGTACTACTAAAAGAACAAAATGGTTTTAGTAGTTCTCTGGCACAATTTAAAAAAAGATAATTTGCAAATCTTCCAATCAGATCACTTTCCTTCCGCAAGAAGGAAAAAAAAAGCCACTTTCAAACTATAAATTTACTTCTGCAATTAAATGATGTGCATTTGACTCCAGTCCTGAAGATTCAATTAATAGTATCATGATGTAGCTTGTCCAAATGTTAACACTTAAAATACATTTCTATATGAATGCAGAACTTTAAAAGAAATTACAAAAGGGGACGTCCATAATAACCTTCACATCTGAATAGTGCATGGACTAGGAATGTCCTTAAATAAACTTCAATTACTGACTTCAAGCCTACTTATGAGACAGTGACAATAAATCTGCCATTATGCCAGAATTGCACTAAAGCAGCCACTAGTTGCGACTGTGCAGAGTAAGTGTTtctacagatttttaaaaaactgcacTTTAGCTCAGCTAGTAGTGATCGATTTCCCTGCCCTGACAGAATGTCCAGCGAGTTAATCAAATAGGAAATTGTCAAATTGCACTGATCTTGCAACATTATCCCACTAGGCAAGAGCTGTCTGCATTACACCAGTAGCATCTCAGTGCCATATAATTCAGGTACCAACAATTGCCACACATTATTCACCAGAAAAACTTTAAGCAGTAATGGGGTTACAGGAACTTTGTACTGAAGCAGACAACATAGTAAGTTTGGATCACAATCACTGGGGGTTCTGCACAATTGCACAATGGTTGCTCGAAGGTCCGAAGAATGTAGGTTAAAAAAATACAGTCTATTTCCATCAGGAAATAGGACACAAATTAATCATGTTCATCACATGCTTTTTACTCGGTTTTATAATTCCAGCTACAGAGGGAAATATATTCCCTTCCAACATAGTGCAGAAATGATATGCACAAGCCATTTTTCAAATTATACCAGAAACATTTGCAAGTATCTGCACTTGAATTTGCAACAATCAAAACAGAGTTTCAGGTGGTATAGGTAATTAAAAGCAGGTTTGAAGATTTCAATGGTTCAGTGAAAGCTATTCTAATTTACCATTTCTACTTAAATGGAACCATACTCTTGTTACAATAAAACTACCCAAGTGCAGTAAAGAAAAATCAAATATACCTTTGCCATATAAAAATATTACGCTGAAGAGGCTGACAGATAATGTCATAAAAACATTATACTGTGCTTTGGCAAAATTAATTGTGGATAAAAATATTGATGTTTCTCTCTTTTAAACTGTACTGTGCTCTAGTCAGACAGCGCCTTGAGAACTACTGCCAGTCTGGTCACTATGACATAACAGACATTCAAATGCTGGAGGCAACGCAGAGAAGAGCGACCAGGCTGATAACTAGCACCTAAAGGtgcattatgaggaaagattgaagaaACTTGGGCTCTTCAGCCTGGTGAGAGGTGATTCGAGTGTTGATCTTAGAGAactacacggaacacaaaagtccgagtgtatcaggcctgtgccctcagtaccttgctctatggtagcgaggcctggacaacgtatgtcagccaagagcaacgtctcaactcattccatctttgctgcctccggagaatacttggcatcaggtggcaggaccgtatctccaacacagaagtccttgaggcggccaacatccccagcttatacacactactgagtcagcggcgcttgagatggcttggccatgtaagccgcatggaagatggcaggattcccaaagacacattgtacagcgagctctccactggtatcagacccaccggccgtccgtatctccgctttaaagacgtctgcaaacgcgacatgacatcctgtgacattgatcacaagtcgtgggagtcagttgccagcgttcaccagagctggcgggcagccataaagacggggctaaagtgtggcgagtcgaagagacttagtagttggcaggaaaatagacagaggcgcaaggggagagccaactgtgtaacaaccccgacaaacaaatttctctgcagcacctgtggaagagcctgtcactctagaattggcctttatagccactccaggcgctgcttcacaaaccactgaccacctccaggcgcttacccattgtctctcgagataaggaggccaaagaaacaaAGCAGTTAAAGTAGATACATCTGAAACACTACAAGTTAAATCATGAGAGTGGACAAAAGGGAGACAGGTTGAAACTATTGAGAAATTCAGGAATGACATCAAGAAAATCTTTTCCACTGAAGGTATCTATGGAACAGGCTTGCAATTTACAAATCCAAGTATCCTTTTTTGTAAATTGCAAGTTGAAATGAGGGGAAATATTAGGATCTTTCTGGATGGTTGAATTAAGATGGTCAAATGGCCTACCTCGTCCATAATTAGCATGCACAGAATattcacaacagaaaacatattttgaAAAAATCAAACAAACTTGAAATTATTTAGCACTCTTCAAATCTTCGGGATATGCCAAAGCACTTCACTCGTATTGAAGtaccagaaacagcaatgagttaaataaccagataatctgttttaagtggtgttggttgagggataaatattggccaagacagaggGAACTTCTCTGCTCTTTAAATCTTTTACATGAACCaggaagggcagacagggcctcagcctGATGtgtcatctgaaagaaggcacctctagTAGTGCACCTCCCTCAGAactacactgaaatgtcagcctagattgtgtgctctgGAGCGGAGCTTGGATCCACAACCTTTTGAATCTGAGGTGAGTGCATTAATACTGAATCACGGCTGACAGAGAGGGATGGAACATCGGTTCAAAACCTCAGCCAGAGTCACATTGTGAGAGCTTCACATCAAAAGCTCTTCGGAAAATACGCATCCATACTAACCCAGCTTCATCAGCCATTTCGTGCAGCAGTGAATCCACTTGGTGCTGGAAGAAAAAATTATATAAATGTGAGTATACGCTGCTAAAAAGAACCTGCATTTTTATAGTGCATATTATGTCCTGAGGACTTCCTAAAATACATGAATTGCTTTTGAAGAAGTCACTATTGTTTTGCAAACAGAGCAATCAATATTCGCACAGCAGGGTCTGACAAACAGCATGCAAGATAGATTAACAACTGATCAGTATTTTTTTGGCTGCACTGGTTAAGGGAAAATGGCCACTGGATATTTTGCATTCAACTGAGCAAGCTGACGGTACTCAGTTAATGTATtgtctggagtgtcagcctacattgaGAGATTAAGCTGCTGGAATGAGGCttaaattcacaaccttctgactcaggcaagtgCAAGAACACTCAGTTACAAATGCATCCATAAACATCCTAAGAAGATTATGGAACTTAATTCAATATTAAAAAAAAGGTTACATCTCCACAAAACGTTCAacttgtaatgaggtttggagcctaACTGTTCTGGCAATGAATCTGCTGTTGCCCTTTACAGCTcccctggacccatcttttgtttctttacttgtcccattgccactcccttTTGCCTTTCATCCATACGTCATTTATCATTTCTGCCTTCCACCCCATTACACAGACCTTCTGTGTTGAAATTGCTTCTCCTTCACTCTGCGTGCAGTACTGAGCCAAAACTTCCCACCAATCAATTGGGtatgtttttatttttaaacagattTTGAGATGCTTATATTCTTAATCATGTAGTCAGATAAATTACAGTTACTGTCCAGTAGAGCAGCAAGTCATAGGAGTCTAAAAGACACATGAGCATGAATCACTTGACATCAGCCCGCACTGTGCATTTTAGAATATATAAGGCATGCATTCATTCTAGTCACTCTCTACAATGATAGCATGCTCTAAGACAAGACCCTTTAATTGGAAATCACAGATATTCCACACTTGTGAAAGCTACCACCAGTAAGGTAGTCTTTATTTTTCCAATACGGTGCTACTATCTAATGAAAAGCAGCATTACCACTGGTGATAACTGCAACAAGTTATTGACAGCAAACTGAAAAGACATAGCAATCATAGTGGAGGAACAATGACAAGACCAAGGCTCCAATGGCAGCCATTACCACCTGAATGAAACATTTGTTTAGCCAATTAACTGTATCTACATTTTTAGCTGCAAAAGAAATTCCAAACAGTATGAGAAATGTATTTCTCCACATCTAATACCTTACACATAGTTCACAAGTAGAACTTTTTATTCTACTTTGCAATCTAAAATAATCAAACTTAACAGGAGGGATATAGGCTACTAGTTGAGCTTTCTCCATTATAGTAGCAGTAAATGAGAAACATTTCTATAGTTTATTTTTGTAGCATCAATTGATCCTCAAAAAGGCATCCATTATCTGCATCACATTGCATCTACTTGGTCCAGTCCATCAGTAAAATTCCAATGATGCCTGTCCCTCACCTGTGGTGTGGTTAGAGTTGTGGTGCTGCTCATAGTGTCCTCCATCTGCTGGGTCTGCACATCTAATGTCTCAAATTGATGCTCAAACTTATCCATCAGAGCAGAAATCTGTAAGGAAGAGTTTATAACATCACATTACAATAGTCTGGACCTCCACTGATGCAATTTAAATGCACTCAGGAAGGATGTGCACAAATTACTAGAGAAAGTATCTCAGTAAACCCATTTATTGCTTTCTGTAACTTAGTATACTACACAGGTTGGCACAGAATTAAATGCATAACTTTTTTTGTTCTGTTACTTTTATTAAAGGCTTATACTGATTCAACATGAACATTCTCATCCATATGGAAGCATGTCTCTAATGATGCTACCGTCATGTGATTCAAAGAAAGGCAAAACTGCGGCAAAAATGATTTGCCAAATATGATCTACAATTTAAATTGCTATTAAAATTGTATCTTTATTGACATCACTGAACTGTATTTAATTTCTGTCTTAGTCCTGTCCTTTTGTGTACATTTTCTAATTTTTTGATACTTCATAAAATTGTACTGCCTCTTTCCTCACTAGATTCTCAGTGGATGCTGATGTCATGGTACCTCTTCCTTTAGATTTGTTCCTGGCTAAGTGGGAAAACCCAGAATATACAATGGGATAAGAGCTGCTGGTCAGGAACACAAGTTTCACTATGTTCAGAATTGCTATTCCAATTGACTAGTTTCCGTAACAGACATTAGAGCCAGTGTTGTGCTCTGTCAGGATACAGCAAAAAAAAgttgtgcatttaaaaaaaaaattgttagaAGAACTATACAAGATTATATCTTAGCCTCATCCCCTATTCTTTTTAATACGTATTGCTATTCAGAAGGACCAAATACAATCACCATGAACCTACATTTCTCCCACATTCTATACAGGTTCTGAAAGGATGGGCCTAGAGGGTTCCTTCCTTCTCTAACCTTTTCTAGGTAAAGAGTCAGTCTTTTACAAAAATATTCTTTGCTGTCTTCCATACAGGTTTCAAGTACTCCCATTGTACATTTCTAGTCATATTTAAGCAATTCAATTGACTGCTACTGAACTTCACATACAATAGTATGCAACCTTGCACTGGGCTCAAATTTTTGAACAGCCTACCTTCCTGCATGCTATCCTAGCAGCTACTCATTCATGTTCATTTGGATGGTAATGGAATAGCAATGTCACAATATCCCTAACCCCATTCTCACTTATTCTTATAGATTCTTATTTGCCTTTCAAATACTGCAGTTCCTGTCCTCTGTGGAGTCTTCCTATTCATTTGAACAGCGCATCAATAACATCCAACATTTTTCTACATTCTAATGGACCTGGCAATTCACTTTTACATGCAACTTCCATATCTCCACACAAGAAATTGGCAAAACAAGATGGCCTTTTTTGCATCTCATGCCTTTTGTAGACAAAATCTGTCTGTTCAATAACAGTTACAATGGCCACATTGTCTTCAAGAAAATTTTTACCCTTTGGTAGGGTGGACTTGACATTCTAAATCTTGGAATTCTTATAGACTCTGCTTCCATAACATTTTTTATATTCTATTTATGAGTGTCATTCACTTGGAAGGTATAAAGGCCAGATATCAGCAAATCTATCAGAAAAGGAATGAGAACATTTGAAAGGTTCAAATCATAATAGAGATCAGACTCGGAGCCAATGCCATTTTGGCTGAGTGAAAGGTTTTATTAACGTCTGGATTATATTGAGTGTGTTCGACTTCCAAATCTACAGAATCAAATTCGAATATTCAGTCAAATGATACTGCTGCTGTTTGCAGGCAAATTGAATCAAAACCATTACCGAGGCTATGCTTTTCATAGACTATTCTTGCGTTAAAAATGGAATATCTTCAGGGGTATATTGTACGACAGATGAACAACTATTATGTCTGATGTAGCACAGACTTTCTTTTGAGAGAATATGACTGACCTATTTGCGACTGAACCAATCAAATGAGACAAAGAACTATTCTGGGATCCAATGAGCTTCTGGTTCCAGGATCCGATTGAACGAAGGGAAAGTGAACTCTAGTTCTAAAGTCTCATTTGTTGAACTGACTTCCACAAAATTACATTAGGATATGAAAGTTATACATACACAATAAACAGCAAGTTACAAATCCATGTTAAATTAATAACTGAAAGCTGGCCTTCTTTGTGACACACAGCTACAATAATTGGAAAGGAGAAGGTACTAGGTTATTGAACTAAAATCATCTAGATTAAGTACCTTTTCCAGGTTCATGCTTTTCAAGGTGATGTCCATGGATTTGACAACTCCTGCCATAGATTTGGTTACCTAAAACAAAGAGTGACAATTTGGCTAAATGCAGAAAATAATTTAGTCATAACCAATCTGTGCAATAAAACTGCTCCCCAAAAGCCCCACATATAGTATCCTTTATATGAACACACACAATGCAAGGATATAGCTCGTGTCATATAGTTACAAGTTAAAGAAACTTGCCTTGCGAGTGGAAGTCTAGTCTGATATAATAGCTTTTGGCACTGATCAAGTTGTGTCACACTCTTGGAACAAATTCTGCATTCTACATATGCAAATAACAGCTTAAGTCACCTGTTGTTCTGACCACTTATGTTAGATAAATTGTAAAACTCAATAACAACTTGGACttgtatagtacctttaatgtagatAAACTTCCCAAAGTGCAGCATAGAGGCATAACCAAAAACAAATTCTGAGCTTTAGGAAGACATATTAGGAAAAGGGactaaaagcttgctcaaagagtgaGTTTTAAATAATAATTTTCAcatacatagtgcctttaacatagtgctCCTGTGAAGGGAAATTTTACTATCAGACATAATTTGACCTGGAGCCACCAAGGGATATTAAGAactgctgaccaaaagcttggtcaaaaaaggtAAGCTTTAAGGACtgacttaaaggaagaaagagaggtagatgaggagaggtttagggagagcctagggcccaggcagctgaaagtacATTGCCATTGGTGAGTAAaagaaattggggatgcgcaagaggccagaaatggaggagcagAGACTTTGGGGCTGGAAGAgactatagagatagggagggaattgAACAcatggatcagaattttaaaattgaggcattaccaAACTGGGAGTTAAGATAAGTCAGtgaacacaggagtgataggtgctAAAAGGAAGAGAGGAATGTGCAGAGACGGAggtgtttaggaagagaattccagagcatgaGGCATTGGGCccaaaggcatggctgccaaaggtGGAGTGAAGCGACATagtatgcataagaggccagagtaagaagaCCAAGAATTTGAGGAAGGTTGTAGGCTGCAAGAAATAACTGAAATAGGGAAGTGCAAGACTATGAAGGGAATCAAATATGAAGAAGGAAATTTTAAATGAGGCATTGAAGGatcaggagccaatgcaggtcagcaagggcACGAGCGACAGGTGAGCGGGACTTGGTAAAGGACAGGATACCAGAAAGCatagctttggatgagctgaagttcacATAGGGTGGAGGATGTGAGGCTCACCAAAAAGCATTGTAATAGCCCAATCAGGAAGTGACAAAGGCAAGGATCAGGGGCTCAGGCAGACATTGTTATGGAAGTGAAGGTAGACAGTCTGAGTGATCAAGAGGGTAGGGCATTGATTTGGATAGAAAGGTTGTGAAAGATTTGGTTCAGCCCGAGACACTGGCCAGGGACAGGGTCAGAATTACTGACAAGGGAATAAAGTTTTTGGTGAGGGGGCGAAGACAATGGCTGCAGTCTTCCTGATATCAAACTGGAAGAAACTGCAGCTCACCAGAGACAGgtcgtcagacaagcagtctgacaacacggaGGCAGTGGGAGGGGTCAGGATGGAGAAGGAGTCCTGGGTGGCATCAGCAAATATACATAGATGTATACATCGACCCCATGCATGGGGAGGACATAGTCAACAGGCAGCATCTCAACCAGGAAGAGGAGTACAAGATAGATCTATAAAGGATTCCAGAGGTAGCATGCAGGGTGACAAAGAGAAGCCACTGCTGGAGATGCTCTGTCCACGATTTGAGAGGCAAGAGTGGAACCATGTGAGGACAGTCCCATTAAGCTGTAGAATGGTGCAGAGGCTTTGGATGAGGCTGGCATGGTCGAACATTTCAGAGAAATAATCACAGAGTATGTAATTTGTGACCACGGTTCGGGCTGTTTCAGCACTGTGGAAGGCAAAACCTGACTGAAGTGATTCAAATGGGAGGGAACTTTGTAAAAGGTGGACACAGATATAGGAGGTAGCAGCGAACACAGGCTGATTCATTATAAATATACCACTGTGGGACCACTTGTCAGTGGATATTCATTAAGTACAGGTACAAGACTGTTACTGCTCCCATCCTGATATTCAAAACTGGAGTGCACGTCAAGCTAAACATAACATTTCTAATACTTTGTAATATTTTTCAGTTGGCTTACATCCAAGTTTACGAATTTGGATGTTAATATCAGAAAGATCCATTACCTTGCCCATTGTAACTGCACTCTGAACACGTGCTGCAACAGCATCCACTCTGGCACTCATTCGCAGAAAGTTGATGGACTGGTTCTTTTGCCGGATTGCATTTTCTGCATGTATTCTTGCTACTTCCGTATTACCTTTCTGAATTGCCTATAAGCAATCATATAAAATATGATAAAGCAGACATTTCAAAATAATTTTAACAACAAAGCTTAACTTACTATGTAACACTGGGTTAAGTACAACCGGTGTACTTATTTCACATTATATCTGCAGTTTTCCTTTCAATCCTCCCAAACCAGTTATGCTTAGTGCAATGCAATTACATTTACAAGCTTCTCTAATGAAAATTTGTTTTCATCATTCCCCCATATGCAATGCCAAACAATGACTTGCAAAAACTGCAATTTAATGTCAAGTGACAAACTTACgtattaaaaatcttacatctgtATATAGATCCTGTCCACAAAACCTTATGGCTGTCACATTTATCACACAAATCAACTTATTTTCAATTATACTTGCTGCTCTTGGTTTGACCAGTTGAATTAGATGAACATATTCCTCAACTTCCATACTTCTACTTATCATAGATTCATCAGTTGTAAAACAGGAACAGTATCTCAAATAATCTGCAAACAATATCAATAATCTAGAAAAATCCATCATTACCAAATCCAATTGGGTTCAATTTGCAAAGACAATTCATCAAAAATATATTTTGTCAAATTAATGTTCTTGGTAAATAACACTGCCATCTGTAGTTTGCCTTGGAGGGGGAAAAAAATGATATAAAATTGTGCCAATCAGAAATCTCATTAGAGAATGTCAGTtgacaaaaatgagcaaataaaaagTTTTCCTCAACGATTACTCAAATAATCTGTTACAGGTACAAGAATTTACTGTGCTCTTttcaacctgttttttttttccctctatggaatatttcaaagtttgcagtcgCCATGGATAGCCTTGCATTCAAATGTAAAATGGGCCATGCAccgccaccgcaccccccccacccccccccccccgactccccaCAATTTACCCCCAGGGTTTAAcagtcagaaaagacaaatactTAGTACTCAATGGCATGACTTGGTATGTTTCAGAAAGAAAAGATGCAAACTAAACATGTAGTAAATAGTGCCCTGCACATTTATATTCATTTATTTTTTGCACAATTGCCCAATGCAGTTTTACAACAACCTGCAGCAATTTTAACATAGAAAGTCCATAACCCAGATCCAACCAAAATCTCCCCATGAAACTCTGGCAGCTAGCTGTATATATTCCTCTTCTTCTACCACCTGTGCCCCGCctcacaccaccaccacctccccccctcaGCTACTTAAAAACAAAAGGCATGATACACCTAACATCTAAAGTTCTGCCCCCTGCAGAATGCCATACTACAGGCACGTAAACAATTGGGAATTGCAATCTTCATGAATTTCATAGTTACTTAATGCATTTTTAGCCTTCATTTTGAAAAAGATCACACCTGCAAGCGAGCCCTTGTGCGCTACAAAATAAAATATGACTTTATAAACACAATATCTGGGAACACAGCACTGCCCAAGGATTGAACAGAAACTAGTACTGTAATTGCCTTCTGAATTGGTACTGTCCCCCTCATATTCTCAAGACTACAACAGTAGAATAAGCATTCAAT
This Heterodontus francisci isolate sHetFra1 chromosome 15, sHetFra1.hap1, whole genome shotgun sequence DNA region includes the following protein-coding sequences:
- the chmp1b gene encoding charged multivesicular body protein 1b, which codes for MSSLEKHLFNLKFAAKELSRSAKRCDKEEKTEKAKIKKAIQKGNTEVARIHAENAIRQKNQSINFLRMSARVDAVAARVQSAVTMGKVTKSMAGVVKSMDITLKSMNLEKISALMDKFEHQFETLDVQTQQMEDTMSSTTTLTTPQHQVDSLLHEMADEAGLDLNMQLPEGQMGSVGASVASAEQDDLSQRLSRLRDQV